One genomic segment of Sorex araneus isolate mSorAra2 chromosome X, mSorAra2.pri, whole genome shotgun sequence includes these proteins:
- the LOC101537543 gene encoding LOW QUALITY PROTEIN: small ubiquitin-related modifier 1-like (The sequence of the model RefSeq protein was modified relative to this genomic sequence to represent the inferred CDS: inserted 1 base in 1 codon; substituted 1 base at 1 genomic stop codon) — protein sequence MAEAKPSTEDMGEXEGKRIDKVQXIGQDSSEIHFKVKMTTSLKKVKESSSQRQGVPVNSLRFLFEGQKIADNHIPKELGMEEEDVIEVYQEQTGSHSKV from the exons ATGGCG GAGGCAAAGCCTTCAACTGAGGACATGGGggagtaagaaggaaagagaatagaTAAAGTGC CTATTGGACAGGATAGCAGTGAGATTCACTTTAAAGTGAAAATGACTACAAGTCTCAAGAAAGTTAAAGAATCTTCAAGTCAAAGACAGGGAGTTCCAGTGAATTCACTCAGGTTTCTCTTTGAAGGTCAGAAAATTGCTGATAATCACATTCCAAAAGAACTGGGAATGGAGGAAGAAGATGTCATTGAAGTTTATCAGGAACAAACAGGGAGTCATTCAAAGGTTTAG